A single genomic interval of uncultured Desulfobulbus sp. harbors:
- a CDS encoding ABC transporter substrate-binding protein, whose product MKRRLSLWLLIGCLAGLALLGGCRNETGDKKLSDADDKRPSFLQIGEFAVHRISPQRTEVRDGAGRTLVLIPRDAPMPTDTPPNQVVRVPVQRVVAYGFFDIAVLRALGVLEQTLVGVTTPEKRWFIPEIKRGMQSGTIAYVGDAASVDYERLKQAQPELVLTWDPSIIPMLDDLKIPAVVTTTPTAMCLNARMRFVQFLAPFFHREKEADGFFTRIDKALADIRARTAAVAHQPKVMWGDIYEKRVMVEPGNAWVGELVGLAQSDYEFKDVFGTSCIEITVERFLYSGQDADIFFTYRTQEMGATSKEALARLNPLIRDIAPLKRGRVYAPLAHYSQSADKLDEILTEISAILHPEVYPNYRLRYFTELPATDPKVATKESL is encoded by the coding sequence ATGAAAAGACGATTGTCTCTCTGGTTGCTGATCGGCTGCCTGGCCGGGCTGGCCCTGCTTGGTGGCTGTCGCAACGAAACCGGTGATAAAAAATTGAGTGATGCCGATGACAAGCGGCCGAGCTTTCTTCAGATCGGCGAGTTTGCCGTCCATCGCATCTCTCCCCAGCGCACTGAGGTCCGCGACGGCGCAGGGCGCACCCTGGTGCTCATCCCGCGCGATGCACCCATGCCCACGGACACTCCGCCCAATCAGGTGGTGCGTGTGCCGGTGCAGCGGGTGGTGGCCTACGGCTTTTTTGACATTGCCGTGCTCCGCGCCCTGGGCGTGCTCGAGCAGACCCTGGTCGGGGTGACCACCCCGGAAAAACGGTGGTTCATTCCGGAGATTAAGCGGGGAATGCAGTCCGGCACGATCGCCTATGTGGGCGATGCCGCCTCCGTCGACTATGAGCGGCTCAAGCAGGCCCAGCCGGAGCTGGTGCTGACCTGGGATCCCTCGATCATTCCCATGCTCGATGACCTGAAGATTCCGGCGGTGGTGACCACCACCCCCACGGCCATGTGCCTGAATGCGCGCATGCGTTTTGTCCAGTTTCTCGCCCCGTTTTTTCACAGGGAAAAGGAGGCGGATGGTTTTTTCACCCGGATCGACAAGGCGCTTGCCGATATTCGTGCCCGCACCGCGGCCGTTGCCCACCAGCCGAAGGTGATGTGGGGCGATATCTACGAGAAACGGGTCATGGTCGAGCCGGGCAATGCCTGGGTCGGCGAATTGGTGGGGCTGGCCCAGTCCGACTATGAGTTCAAGGATGTCTTCGGCACCTCCTGCATCGAGATCACGGTGGAGCGCTTTCTCTATTCCGGCCAGGATGCGGATATCTTTTTTACCTACCGCACCCAGGAAATGGGCGCCACCTCCAAGGAGGCCCTGGCCCGGCTCAACCCCCTGATCAGGGACATCGCCCCGCTCAAGCGTGGACGAGTCTACGCGCCTCTGGCCCATTACAGCCAGTCAGCCGACAAGCTCGATGAGATTCTCACCGAGATCAGCGCCATTCTCCACCCCGAGGTCTATCCCAATTACCGTCTGCGGTATTTTACCGAGTTGCCTGCAACCGACCCCAAGGTTGCCACCAAGGAGTCTTTATGA
- a CDS encoding TonB-dependent receptor yields MLGCVACLLTGMDGFCEQENGAIVLTAAEIKQMKANKMADLLNHVPGVSAGDTSVSILGSSKVRVLVDGRPINDPTSSYGAVNWSMVDPDQVERIEILRGKGGVRYGQDAGGGVILVTTRAIKSVNGAFKAYGGNLDTGFASANVQGRSGHWGAELGGEVETSQGYKVNNDESRHRGSLKLAYTMDEDRGLNLGADFVHEERGLSGLPEYPTPQSRKESETTILSAQARGYGVTSDTFLNSGEQHNSDVSRGLDQRLRVNELGEDLSSSLKTGDFGTLTYGAGYRLAQASGTTFSDQSEEVFSLFFSEQLHRKTSPWSLTLGLRANANTAFDDVLNPELKLVYQQSAWNLSGSYSHTNNIPSFYQRYNHTSSTLPNPDLGMETADNYALALTLTPLESLTIRTSVFYNLLSDRITYVTGDDGVGQYENFGEVTYRGGDLAVNWQPTKDLNLKAGYTYLRAIDEETGLYVPAKADHTGTLDCSWQLTDRLSAVFSGKYVSEVYRNRANTKTVPDYILANIRAEYRLGRYALFTEITNLADTTYYYADGLLGPPLTWMAGVSVRL; encoded by the coding sequence GTGCTTGGCTGTGTAGCCTGTCTGTTGACGGGTATGGACGGTTTCTGCGAGCAGGAAAACGGTGCCATTGTTCTCACCGCTGCGGAGATCAAACAGATGAAGGCCAACAAGATGGCGGATCTGCTCAATCACGTCCCCGGTGTCAGTGCGGGCGATACCTCGGTGAGCATCCTCGGCTCTTCCAAGGTGCGGGTGCTGGTCGACGGGCGTCCGATCAACGATCCCACCTCCAGCTACGGGGCGGTCAACTGGTCCATGGTCGATCCGGATCAGGTGGAGCGGATCGAGATCCTGCGCGGCAAGGGCGGAGTGCGTTACGGCCAGGACGCAGGCGGCGGGGTGATCCTCGTCACCACCCGGGCGATCAAGTCGGTCAACGGCGCCTTCAAGGCCTATGGCGGCAACCTGGATACCGGCTTTGCCAGCGCCAATGTCCAGGGACGAAGCGGCCACTGGGGAGCTGAGCTCGGCGGCGAGGTGGAAACCTCCCAGGGCTACAAGGTCAACAACGACGAGTCGCGCCATCGCGGCAGCCTCAAGCTCGCCTACACCATGGATGAGGACCGGGGCCTGAATCTGGGCGCGGATTTCGTCCACGAAGAGCGCGGACTCTCAGGCCTGCCCGAGTATCCCACGCCGCAGTCGCGCAAGGAGAGCGAGACTACGATTCTCTCCGCCCAGGCAAGGGGCTACGGTGTGACCAGTGACACCTTTTTGAACAGCGGCGAGCAGCACAACAGCGATGTCAGCCGTGGACTTGATCAGCGGTTGCGGGTCAATGAATTGGGCGAGGACCTCAGCAGTAGCCTGAAAACCGGAGACTTCGGCACCTTGACCTATGGTGCCGGCTATCGCCTGGCCCAGGCCAGCGGCACCACCTTTTCCGATCAGAGCGAGGAGGTCTTTTCTCTTTTTTTCAGCGAGCAGTTGCACCGGAAAACGAGTCCCTGGTCGTTGACTCTGGGGCTGCGGGCCAATGCCAATACCGCCTTCGACGACGTGCTCAATCCGGAGTTGAAGCTGGTGTATCAGCAGTCTGCCTGGAACCTGAGCGGGTCCTACAGCCACACCAACAATATTCCCTCGTTTTATCAGCGGTATAACCATACCAGCTCGACCTTGCCCAATCCGGACCTGGGTATGGAAACCGCTGACAACTACGCCCTTGCCCTGACCCTGACCCCACTGGAGAGTCTGACCATCCGCACTTCGGTCTTTTATAACCTGCTCAGCGATCGGATTACCTATGTCACCGGCGATGATGGCGTCGGCCAGTACGAAAATTTTGGCGAGGTGACCTACCGCGGCGGCGATCTGGCGGTGAACTGGCAGCCGACCAAGGACCTGAACCTCAAGGCCGGATACACCTATCTCCGCGCCATTGACGAGGAGACCGGCCTCTACGTACCGGCCAAGGCCGACCATACCGGAACCCTGGATTGTTCCTGGCAGCTGACCGACCGGTTGAGTGCGGTTTTTTCCGGGAAGTATGTCTCCGAGGTCTACCGCAACCGCGCCAACACCAAGACCGTGCCCGACTATATCCTGGCCAATATTCGTGCGGAATACCGCCTGGGTCGGTATGCCCTGTTCACCGAGATCACCAATCTGGCCGACACCACCTACTATTATGCCGATGGACTGCTTGGCCCGCCCCTGACCTGGATGGCGGGTGTGAGCGTACGGTTGTGA
- a CDS encoding ABC transporter ATP-binding protein encodes MNACLHQHDQIPIIEVQDLSVGYGRRPILSGLNFSCLPGQFISLLGPNGAGKTTLLRTLSRHLSPMAGHIRVQGRPLDQFSAMELARIMAVVLTDRLSPPLFSVFEFVALGRYPHTDYLGRLRSQDQVIISSALAAVHALELADRPFADLSDGERQKVLMARALAQEPQVLLLDEPTIHLDLKHRVEVMAILRDLCRSKGITVIASLHDVDVAAKVSDRVALVKGGGLCDWGTPEAVLSAEAVTGLYDFDKAEFNRNLGGIELKGEGDRGRAFVIGGMGSSSLIYRLLARKGFAIATGVVHANDLDFHVASALGADCVVVDPLEPINGVATRKAMDLLTDCDLVIDAGFPLMEGNRANLELVQAAFDCGKTVFTLRQTDPPSLMSAGKGACYRCPSATQLVEALESYQGQAVGSRHPEEA; translated from the coding sequence ATGAACGCCTGTCTCCATCAACACGACCAGATCCCCATCATCGAAGTCCAGGACCTGAGTGTCGGTTACGGCCGCAGGCCCATCCTCAGCGGGCTCAACTTCAGCTGCCTGCCCGGTCAGTTCATCAGCCTCCTGGGCCCGAACGGCGCCGGCAAGACAACCCTGCTCCGCACCCTGTCCCGCCATCTTTCCCCCATGGCCGGTCACATCAGGGTGCAGGGCAGGCCCCTTGATCAGTTCTCCGCCATGGAGCTGGCACGGATCATGGCGGTGGTCCTCACCGACAGACTCAGTCCGCCGCTCTTTTCGGTGTTCGAATTCGTCGCCCTGGGCCGCTATCCCCACACCGACTATCTCGGGCGGCTGCGTTCCCAGGATCAGGTGATCATCAGCTCTGCCCTGGCCGCGGTCCATGCCCTGGAACTGGCAGACAGGCCCTTTGCCGATCTCAGCGACGGCGAGCGGCAGAAGGTACTCATGGCCCGGGCACTGGCCCAGGAACCCCAGGTCCTGCTCCTGGATGAACCGACCATTCACCTTGACCTCAAGCATCGGGTGGAGGTGATGGCCATTCTTCGCGATCTTTGCCGATCCAAGGGGATTACGGTGATTGCCTCCCTCCATGATGTGGATGTGGCGGCTAAGGTCAGCGACCGGGTGGCCCTGGTGAAAGGCGGCGGTCTGTGCGATTGGGGCACGCCGGAGGCGGTGCTCAGCGCCGAGGCGGTGACCGGGCTCTATGACTTTGATAAGGCCGAGTTCAACCGGAACCTGGGCGGAATCGAACTCAAGGGGGAAGGCGACCGCGGCCGCGCCTTTGTCATCGGCGGCATGGGCTCGAGTTCGTTGATTTATCGGCTGCTGGCGCGCAAGGGCTTTGCCATCGCCACCGGCGTGGTCCATGCTAATGATCTTGATTTTCATGTGGCCAGCGCCCTGGGGGCGGACTGCGTTGTGGTCGATCCCCTGGAACCGATCAACGGTGTTGCCACCCGAAAAGCCATGGACCTGCTTACCGACTGCGACTTGGTGATCGATGCCGGTTTTCCCCTGATGGAGGGCAACCGGGCCAATCTCGAATTGGTCCAGGCCGCCTTTGATTGCGGCAAGACCGTGTTCACCCTGCGCCAGACCGACCCGCCATCCTTGATGAGCGCGGGCAAGGGGGCCTGTTACCGTTGTCCCTCCGCCACCCAGCTGGTCGAGGCCTTGGAATCCTACCAGGGCCAGGCCGTTGGCAGCCGCCATCCCGAGGAGGCCTGA
- a CDS encoding iron ABC transporter permease, translating into MNSAACCLESRPLAVRRAPLVFALLTILTLIMLALNVAIGSIHFSPEEMWQALSHPDDGSMISSILWNIRIPRAIAAVFGGAYLAAAGLLLQIYFRNPIVGPYILGISSGATLMVSFVMLTSVTVGWTLFTPFISTLAAFAGAYGVMLIVLAIASRVKGGVTLLIVGLMMGYLCGAVSAILTAFAEKDKIKGFVLWQLGSFSGFKWDEIWLLLIVGGGILVLLYLQSKPLNAFLLGEEYAASMGVNIRRFRLLILLCSCALAGMVTSMAGPVAFVGMAVPHMARLGFGTSDNRILVPGACLMGGLVASLCDLIARSIMAPVELPLSAITAFFGAPIVILLLLKRRVKL; encoded by the coding sequence ATGAATTCTGCTGCATGCTGCCTGGAGAGCCGTCCGTTGGCGGTCCGGAGGGCGCCCCTTGTCTTTGCCTTGTTGACGATCTTGACCCTGATCATGCTGGCGCTGAACGTGGCCATCGGCTCGATCCATTTCAGCCCGGAGGAGATGTGGCAGGCGCTCAGCCATCCGGACGACGGTTCGATGATCAGCTCGATCCTGTGGAATATCCGTATTCCCCGGGCCATTGCCGCGGTGTTCGGCGGTGCCTACCTGGCGGCGGCGGGTCTCCTGCTGCAGATCTACTTCCGCAACCCAATCGTCGGCCCCTACATCCTCGGCATCAGTTCCGGCGCCACCCTGATGGTCTCCTTTGTCATGCTCACCAGCGTTACCGTGGGCTGGACTTTGTTTACTCCCTTCATCTCCACCCTGGCCGCCTTTGCCGGAGCCTACGGGGTGATGCTGATCGTGCTCGCCATCGCCTCCCGCGTCAAGGGCGGGGTGACCCTCTTGATCGTCGGCCTGATGATGGGCTACCTCTGCGGCGCGGTCAGCGCCATCCTCACCGCCTTTGCCGAGAAGGACAAGATCAAGGGCTTTGTCCTCTGGCAGCTGGGCAGTTTTTCCGGCTTCAAGTGGGATGAGATCTGGCTGCTGCTGATCGTCGGCGGCGGGATTCTGGTGCTGCTCTACCTGCAGAGCAAACCGCTCAATGCCTTTCTGCTCGGTGAGGAGTATGCCGCCTCCATGGGGGTCAACATTCGCCGTTTCCGTCTCCTGATCCTGCTCTGTTCCTGCGCCCTGGCCGGCATGGTCACCTCCATGGCCGGGCCGGTGGCCTTTGTCGGCATGGCCGTGCCCCACATGGCCCGGCTCGGCTTCGGTACCTCGGACAACCGCATACTCGTACCCGGCGCCTGCCTCATGGGCGGCCTGGTCGCCAGTCTCTGCGATCTGATCGCCCGCTCGATCATGGCCCCGGTGGAACTGCCGCTCTCTGCCATCACCGCCTTTTTCGGCGCCCCGATCGTCATCCTGCTCCTGCTCAAACGGAGGGTCAAACTATGA